The Sphingomonas sanxanigenens DSM 19645 = NX02 genome includes a region encoding these proteins:
- a CDS encoding HlyD family secretion protein, giving the protein MKRTRFVIAVVAIAALFAGGYLAWRYLDRRDALPEWIERSNGRIEMTRTDVAVKYPGRLVELLVHEGDSVRAGQIVAKQDAADVMAQLDGAKASRERALGALARAKGEHSAHQSQADLARLNWSETVNLHSRQMVSDVELKQRRLALSGAADAVAAAGGGISEARGALAQADAQIRQVSTVQEDLHIRAPAPGVVEYRIVEPGTMMAPGGKLISIVNTEDVYLTIFLPSGVASRVSIGDEARIVPQGTNKALPARVTFVSPEAQFTPKFVETANERDNLSYRVKLQISAEVARQYAGLLKAGMTAEGYVRTDRRRPWPDLASLHQ; this is encoded by the coding sequence ATGAAACGAACTCGTTTCGTCATTGCGGTTGTTGCGATCGCCGCGCTGTTTGCAGGCGGTTATCTCGCATGGCGCTATCTCGATCGCCGTGACGCGCTTCCTGAGTGGATTGAGAGAAGCAACGGGCGGATCGAGATGACCCGCACTGACGTGGCCGTCAAATATCCCGGCAGATTGGTAGAGCTGCTGGTCCATGAAGGCGACAGCGTCCGCGCTGGCCAGATCGTCGCGAAGCAGGATGCTGCCGATGTCATGGCCCAACTCGACGGGGCGAAGGCGTCGCGGGAGAGAGCGCTCGGCGCTCTCGCGAGGGCGAAAGGCGAACATTCTGCTCATCAAAGCCAGGCGGATCTCGCAAGGCTCAACTGGTCGGAGACGGTCAATCTCCATTCACGCCAAATGGTTTCTGATGTTGAGTTGAAGCAACGTAGGCTGGCGCTTTCCGGCGCAGCCGATGCGGTCGCTGCGGCTGGTGGCGGAATCAGCGAAGCACGGGGCGCACTTGCGCAGGCGGATGCGCAAATCCGGCAAGTATCTACCGTACAGGAAGATCTGCATATCCGCGCTCCCGCTCCCGGGGTCGTCGAGTATCGGATTGTGGAGCCGGGAACCATGATGGCCCCAGGCGGCAAGCTCATATCGATCGTGAATACTGAGGACGTCTATCTGACGATCTTCCTGCCCTCCGGCGTCGCCTCGAGGGTCAGCATCGGCGACGAGGCCAGGATCGTGCCTCAGGGGACCAACAAAGCCTTACCTGCTCGCGTGACTTTTGTGTCGCCCGAAGCGCAGTTCACACCCAAGTTCGTAGAGACCGCAAATGAGCGGGATAATCTGTCTTACAGGGTCAAGCTGCAGATATCCGCTGAGGTTGCTCGACAATATGCAGGCCTGTTGAAGGCAGGCATGACCGCCGAAGGCTATGTACGCACCGATCGCCGTCGACCCTGGCCCGATCTGGCGTCCCTGCACCAATGA
- a CDS encoding alpha/beta fold hydrolase, with product MAEPLIRALTIGARGMLFDALSCGPEHGQLVLFLHGFPEFADAWTDILRGVGGAGYRAVAFNQRGYSAGARPSRVESYTINELVADVAAVADALDARRFHLVGHDWGGILSWWIAAVYRERLHSLTVLSTPHTDALLEAKQSNPDQRRMSRYVDLFRLPFHIAEWLLLRKKAAGLKRAYAGQLSQARLDENIRRFREPGVLTAAINWYRALDLKARVGTVSVPTLFVWGTHDQALGRVAAEATARYVSGHYHFLPLAGASHWLLEEAPDQVLDALLPHLDRWS from the coding sequence ATGGCCGAGCCGTTAATCCGCGCGCTCACGATCGGCGCACGAGGCATGTTGTTTGACGCCCTGAGCTGCGGTCCCGAGCACGGACAGTTGGTCCTTTTCCTCCACGGCTTCCCTGAATTCGCCGATGCCTGGACCGACATCCTTCGTGGGGTGGGCGGGGCGGGCTATCGCGCGGTCGCCTTTAATCAGCGCGGCTATTCGGCCGGGGCAAGACCGTCGCGGGTCGAAAGCTATACGATCAATGAGCTTGTCGCCGATGTTGCCGCCGTAGCGGATGCCCTGGACGCTCGCCGCTTTCATCTGGTCGGGCACGACTGGGGCGGTATCCTTTCCTGGTGGATCGCTGCTGTTTATCGCGAGCGGCTTCATTCTTTGACCGTACTTTCGACGCCGCACACCGATGCGTTGTTGGAAGCTAAGCAAAGCAATCCGGATCAACGCCGCATGTCACGTTATGTCGATCTGTTCCGGCTGCCGTTCCACATCGCCGAATGGTTGCTCCTGCGCAAAAAGGCTGCCGGCCTCAAACGTGCTTATGCCGGTCAGCTCTCACAGGCTCGCCTGGATGAAAATATCAGACGCTTTCGTGAGCCAGGGGTGCTTACTGCCGCGATCAACTGGTATCGCGCGCTCGATCTCAAGGCTCGCGTCGGAACCGTCAGTGTCCCAACGCTGTTCGTCTGGGGTACCCATGATCAGGCGCTTGGACGAGTGGCGGCGGAAGCCACCGCCCGATATGTTTCCGGACACTACCATTTTCTCCCACTCGCCGGCGCCTCCCACTGGTTGCTCGAGGAGGCGCCTGACCAGGTGCTTGATGCTCTTTTGCCTCATTTGGACCGATGGTCGTGA